In the genome of Nitrospira japonica, one region contains:
- a CDS encoding LuxR C-terminal-related transcriptional regulator, with protein MKSALRRKAEPVVEEIELGPLTPRQRDILRLVSIGHTNREIATVLQISVRTVEVHRFNLMRRLNVRNVAQLLRRALQLGLLSKSFGK; from the coding sequence ATGAAAAGCGCATTGCGTCGCAAAGCCGAGCCTGTCGTGGAGGAAATCGAGCTCGGGCCGCTCACTCCGCGTCAGCGGGACATTCTTCGGTTGGTTTCCATCGGTCATACCAATCGTGAAATCGCCACCGTCCTGCAGATCAGCGTCCGCACCGTCGAAGTCCACCGGTTCAATCTGATGCGCCGCCTCAACGTCAGAAACGTCGCCCAACTCCTCCGCCGCGCACTCCAACTCGGCCTCCTGTCCAAATCGTTCGGCAAGTAA